AGTTCTCTAGCTTCTCGTATTCAAGAGTAATCACACACTCCTCGCCTGCAGAGAATTCAAGAATTGTGTCTTGCGGGAGTGGCTTGAGTCCATCCATCATAACTCGAACTCGAGCAGTAGTCTTTGTGAGAATGTAGCTTTCCAGATGTCCAAACTCTTGTCCAATGTCTCGTAGTATTTTATCATCCAAAAAGCGTAGGGGGATACCTTTCAGGCTGATCCAAAACGGAATCTGTGACGGGAATGTTGGTGAGATGACCGGTTCCCATTGTTGAAGGATGACCATCCAACGGTTGAACTGGTAAGGCCGGTTTTCCAGTACTGTGCgcatctcttcttcctcctgaaATCTAAACTGGAAGCAATCGTTGCCCAAATCAGAGCCGTGGATTTTTCCCACTAGGTTCCATTTTCTTGTTAGGTAAGGAAGCAAAGACGCCATGTTTTGTTCTCTTCGGTTTGTCACTCTGCCGATAAGAGTGAGGGCATTTTCCCTGATGAGTCTGCTAGTGTCCAGGTCGGAGGCTCTGATTCTGATTCGTGGTCGGGTTTGTTGTTCCCCAACTTTTGCTTTTCCTTTCTCCTCTTCGGTGAGTCTTCTCATTCTGTGTTGCGGTGCAGTTGCCGGTCCTTTATGAAGCTGATGTCTCAACGAGATTAGTTGCCGCTGATGTCTTCAGTAGGGATGTGGGAGGGGAGACTTAGAGGAGTACTTTGTCGACTCTAAGCTTGGTCTTCAGGCGTAGACTACTTTGTTTTTGGGTGTCTTCAGGTTTGTAGTTGGGCTCCGGTACAGAGGAGAGCCTACCATGGTGGTTAGGCCGTCTCCGGTGATAGCTCCGGCCACCAGCTGACGGATGAGTTGCTTTATTTTGAATCTAATATCCAGTGGATGTTACCGAAAGAGGGAAGCAATTCGAATCAAATCGGGTGGCAGGCCTGCAGGAAAGAGAGCGAAACCTCAAAACGGAAAGAACCCCGCGGGTAAAGGAGGGTGATGCACAAAGTCAAAACTGTCTAAGGACCACTCTCGAACACAGTACCTGGGAGAGAAATTTTATACACGACTCATTCGGCACGGTTAACGTACACTAATAACGTCAACAATACAATAaagtttatgtatatatatacacatatatacaaattaGGTAAGAGAAGAGAAATGTGGAGTACTATTTGGTTTGGGAGGAGATTAGACGAGGAATTTTGAAAAGAAGATATAGTACTAGTTGAGTACAAATCAAGAACATCATCGCTGGGAAAACGCTAGACCGTATCCCTGCATTTTGTATCAGATTTATTTTTCAGTGTACGATCCATAAGTTCTGGATGGAAAGGAACACACGTCGACATGGAGAACCGGCGAAGACAGCTACCACGCTGGTGAAACTCATGGAGTAATCAATCAGAAATCGTTTATATCTTCTCACAAAATCGGATGACAGAAACTATAGGAATGCCTTATCATTCGAGTTTGGGTTGAGATAGCTTACCATCAAGTGAATTAAAGTtttcaatttctagcaagtagGAAACAAACTTTAACTTCAGCTGCACTTGATCTAAAAATGGGGATTTTGATGAATATAATTTagcattcatttaaaaaaaaaaattagcattcattttttttaaaaaatgtggaGTACTGCTAAGAACCCGATGTTGTAATTGTCTGTGAGAGTTATATATGGCTCCGATCCAGTCGGATTACCTTCAGGCTTCAGATATCATCCAATGGAGGAAGAACTCGTAAACTGTTATCTGAAAAGAAAGATCAATGGTCAAGAAATTGAGCTTGCTATAATCCCCGAGGTTGATCTCTGCAAATGCGAGCCATGGATGATGGGACCTCGCAGGTAAGTTATGTTACATTCTTCTCGCTTTTAGTTACTAAGAAGTTCATGGCTGTTTGGTCCATAATCTTATAGTTTAGTTGTATTGTAATGAACTAATTATTATATgatctttacttttttttttttgttcacttaATACTTTCATTAGAAAGCTAGAAGTCTGGGCCTGGCCCAATTACAACACTAAAGCTGAGTTGAAACAAAGAGACGATCGAAGGGTCGCCTTAGCTAAAGAATCCGAACGAAAGTTTTCGGATCTAGGAATATGAGAGATAGAGATAGATGCAAATTCAGAGGAAATCATGCGTATATCGTGGATGATGCCGACGATTTCTTTTCTCTGGAGGTTGCTGTTGATTGCTCTGACGAGCGTTAGGTTATCGGTGAAGGCCTTGATCTTGTGGAAACCCAAAGCCAGGGCCTTCCTTAGTGCTGATCGCATCGCTACTGCTTCAGCAATCAGTGGTGAGCTGACGGAGTGTTGGATCGCGGAGCCTTGGAGCCGATCTGGGAGTCCTTGTCCTTCGAAAGTCCAAGCCAAGCCTGCCCGTTGGGTGTCTTTTTCCCAAGCCGCATCTGTTGTGCATATGATCTTTACTTCTTATGTgcatttatgttatattttctttttttttcatactataactaggattttttttttgtattttgactCATCAGTCTTATCATTTAGTTTTATTGTTAAGTATGATATTATTTGTAATTTCTTATCATGGAGAGAATTGAATAAAAATGTAGAGAAGTCGTTTCTACCAAGTAGAGATCCATAATGGTATTCTTTCTTCTCCTCTAGATCATAATAGTTAGTAATGTACTGTTATGTGATTTTAATACCAATTAAGGCGTTTAAGCTGCTATAAATTGAGATATATATTCGTTTCTAGGTGTAAGCTGACAAAAGCTTAGGGTTTTGCTATGGCTTTACTCAGGGACGAAGCTACTAAGGAGAGATTGGGTGCTCATGCACCCATAATACTTTCAGAAGTTAATGTGTTCGTTAGctagtttcatatatatatacacgtatTGTCATCAATAAATTTACAATGTGCATGTGCACCTAGTCAAAAATCATCTTGGATTCGCCACTGGCTTTACTACGTCGAAGACAAAAGCACATTAGTTCTCAAATAAGACAAATGCTTTATCCTTTTTAATTACATTAGTAGACTTTCGACTCTTGGCATAAGTATACATTCTAAATATTTAGTGTAACTGGTTCGTTGGTGCAGGACTCGTGTGCATTATGTAAGGTGTTCAAGAAGAACGGAATATGCTCAGAGCAGGAAACAGAACAACAATTACAAATTTTGAAAGCCATTTGTATCGTTTATTGCCAAATCAACCCACATAGAGACATCATACAAGAAATTGAAAACAGAAGTaccttccaaaaaaaaaagaggaaatggCATGAAATGGATTTGTAATAAAACAAGAAGAGCCAAAACTTAAACTCGCAGCGGTCTGAATTCAGAAGGAACCGAGATAAAATTTGGAAGATAAACAGAGTGAGAAAACCTAACAATCCCAAGATCTATTTGAATCTTCTTGCACATATCTTCCCTCACAATATAGAAGCAAGCTGCTCCAGTTTCATCGTCGCCACAACACATAATTAGAGTCTTGTCAGAGATGAAGTAACTAACCCCGCAGAGCTTATTAATCAGCATCGGTAAATTACTTGTCGGCAAAGTCATCAAGTTTATCCACTCCACTTCCTCTTCGCCTATCTTGTTCTTGGTCACCCAAATCTCAATCAAACCTGTTACATAGCATTGCTTCAATAACGAAAGCCCATCTCTCTTATAAAACGCAAGGAGGAATTCATCGCGAGAATGGTTCTTCCGACAAGGGAGGAGACAAAAGGTTTTGAACATCTCACTCGAGAAATCAAAGCTTCGGATGACATACTCATGACGATGAGTGTCCTCCGGGTTGCTAGTGACCCAATAAAGATTCCCGTTCAAGGACAAAGGTGCCATATTGGGCCACTGCTTGAAAGGGACATCAAGAAACTTTAACGCGTGAGATGCACACTCGTAGACCGCAACTTTTTTATAACCTACTTGGTAAGTGTTGCTAACCGTACGGAGACAGTTAAAGTACCCCAAGATCTTGTAACTCTTGTCGGCTCTTGTCCTATCGTACCCTACACCGCAAAAATGGAAGTCTTTATCAACGTACTCGATCCAACCAACTTGTCTTAGCCACGGGTTCCAAATCGCAACACCTTGCTTCCAAAAGTCACGAAACAAGAACCCATCGCAAGTTGTGATGGTTGTATGCGTCAAGTCCGTAGCTTGATAAGGAAAATCGGATGGTATCTCACGCACCTCTATCGTTGGATCAACGCCTCCTCTACAGAGATCAATGTCAATGGAGTAAACCTTGGAATCGGTCAGGAAAATGATTTGGGGACGGACACGAGCCAAGTGGTTGTTGATGAACCTCGTGTCGTTTAAAAGAGCGTTCCAGTGTTGAGATACGGTTCTGAAACGAACAAGATATAGAGGTGGAAGCCCAGAGAGTATCTTTTCCTCCAAATCCCATGGAAGATTCTCCGGCGCCATTACACTTTTCACTTATATAGATTTCGTGTCTATGACTCGAATACATAAGAGATGAGCAACAACATATTTATAGATGTACAACAACAGGAGAAACCATGGATCTAGATGGTTAGCTGCATGTAgctgattattttatttggcaCACTAATTCATGATGTCGACAAATCTTATcctttttgttcttcttttgtGTAATAATTTATGAAACACTGCATGTATGTTATGGTTTGATAGCGGTGTTGGTCAGGGCTTGGACCTCTTGGTCACAGGAAGCCATAGAAATATGAGCTTGCGACATTTTATATTGTAAACTATTTACAgtcttattttcatttaattgtttgatgtaatagtatatatatgtattatagtTCAGAATGCCATATTCCATAACGCGATCTCtcttttttgtataaaatttctCTCCCAGGCACTGTGTTCGAGAGTGGTCTTTAGACAGTTTTGACTTTGTGCATCACCCTTCTTTACCCGCGGGTTTCTTTCCGTTTTGAGGTTTCGCTCTCTTTCCTGCAGCCCTGCCATCCGATTTGATTCGAATTGCTTCCCCCTTTCGGTAACATCCACTGGATATTAGATTCAAAATAAAGCAACTCGTCCATCCGCTGGTGGCCGGAGCTATCACCGGAGACAGCCTAACCACCATGGTAGGCTCTCCTCTGTACCGGAGCCCAACTACAAACCTGAAGACACTCAAAAACAAAGTAGTCTACGCCTGAAGACCAAGCTTAGAGTCGACAAAGTACTCCTCTAAGTCTCCCCTCTGACATCCCTACTGAAGACATCAGCGGCAACTAATCTCGTCGAGACATCAGCTTCATAAAGGACCGACAACTGCACAGCAACACAGAATGAGAAGACTCACCGAAGAGGAGAAAGGAAAAGCAAAAGTTGGGGAACAACAAACCCGACCACGAATCAGAATCAGAGCCTCCAACCTGGACACTAGCAGACTCATCAGGGAAAATGCCCTCACTCTTATCGGCAGAGTGACAAACCGAAGAGAACAAAACATGGCGTCTTTGCTTCCTTACCTAACAAGAAAATGGAACCTAGTGGGAAAAATCCACGGCTCTGATTTGGGCAACGATTGCTTCCAGTTTAGATttcaggaggaagaagagatgcGCACAGTACTGGAAAACCGGCCTTACCAGTTCAACCGTTGGATGGTCATCCTTCAACAATGGGAACCGGTCATCTCACCAACATTCCCGTCACAGATTCCGTTTTGGATCAGCCTGAAAGGTATCCCCCTACGCTTTTTGGATGATAAAATACTACGAGACATTGGACAAGAGTTTGGACATCTGGAAAGCTACATTCTCACAAAGACTACTGCTCGAGTTCGAGTTATGATGGATGGACTCAAGCCACTCCCGCAAGACACAATTCTTGAATTCTCTGCAGGCGAGGAGTGTGTGATTACTCTTGAATACGAGAAGCTAGAGAACTTCTGCACCTATTGCCTCAAGCTCTCACACCTGGCCCACGACTGCCCCTCTAAGCAAACCTCTGAGAGCCAGGAGCCTCGCAAGAGAGATACATCTTTCAACTCGGTCATGGGACCACCTAGATCCCACTTCCCACCAAGCCACCACTACTACAATCAACGCGAATCGAGAAGGCACTCACCCCCCCTCCACAACTCCCTCGGGAAACAACGTTCCATCAGCGTGTTGATCGGCATGGTAGACCGTTTGGAGAC
The window above is part of the Brassica napus cultivar Da-Ae chromosome C3, Da-Ae, whole genome shotgun sequence genome. Proteins encoded here:
- the LOC106360456 gene encoding F-box protein At3g17710-like translates to MAPENLPWDLEEKILSGLPPLYLVRFRTVSQHWNALLNDTRFINNHLARVRPQIIFLTDSKVYSIDIDLCRGGVDPTIEVREIPSDFPYQATDLTHTTITTCDGFLFRDFWKQGVAIWNPWLRQVGWIEYVDKDFHFCGVGYDRTRADKSYKILGYFNCLRTVSNTYQVGYKKVAVYECASHALKFLDVPFKQWPNMAPLSLNGNLYWVTSNPEDTHRHEYVIRSFDFSSEMFKTFCLLPCRKNHSRDEFLLAFYKRDGLSLLKQCYVTGLIEIWVTKNKIGEEEVEWINLMTLPTSNLPMLINKLCGVSYFISDKTLIMCCGDDETGAACFYIVREDMCKKIQIDLGIVRFSHSVYLPNFISVPSEFRPLRV